A genomic segment from Coccinella septempunctata chromosome 3, icCocSept1.1, whole genome shotgun sequence encodes:
- the LOC123309609 gene encoding uncharacterized protein LOC123309609: MGYSRVFPAVLFILLVLNVADSEGKRGCANFGHSCYGGMGKRAPKELMQFTDPRQNQGEILIGSRFFNDKPYVKLKMNRLQYQQLSRILRQWIHSQTMPQNFEDDKNQI, translated from the exons ATGGGTTACAGTCGTGTCTTCCCAGCGGTTCTCTTCATCTTGTTGGTCCTGAACGTGGCAGATTCCGAAGGGAAAA GAGGCTGTGCAAATTTTGGTCACTCCTGTTACGGAGGAATGGGAAAGAGAGCTCCTAAAGAACTTATGCAATTTACTGACCCCCGGCAAAATCAGGGAGAAATTCTGATTGGATCAAGGTTTTTTAATGATAAGCCTTACGTAAAACTGAAGATGAATCGCTTGCAGTATCAACAACTCTCTAGAATTTTAAGACAATGG ATCCATTCCCAGACGATGCCCCAAAATTTCGAAGATGATAAGAACCAGATCTAA